In Halobacteroides halobius DSM 5150, the genomic window TTAAAAATCTTACTTCTACAATGAAAACTTATAGCTTTGAAGTTAAAATACCAGCAGATGCTTATGAGATTGCTAATTTATCTTTTGAGTTAGGTGCTATTAGTAGTAAAAGTAAGATTACTACTGTTTATTTTGATAATGTAAGTATTGAAAAAATTGCAGAATAGTTATTTTAGAGAACATTTGTATGGGAGAGAAGATAATCTTCTCTCCCATTAAAAATTCTATAATATATAAGTATGACTTCATTAATTTAATTAAAGCTGGATTTTAAAAGATAAGGAGGGGGAAATATGCAGTTAATAAAGAAGCTAAAAAGAAGGTTTGGTGCAATGAGCTTTACAAAAATAACTGTAAATAGGCAATTTCAAATAGGACTAGCTTCATTATTAATTCTTATATTATTAATTGGTAGTTTTGTTTTATATAATAATCGACAAATGAAGCAAAAAGTAGATTATTTAAATAAGAAAGTAATTCCTTCTGTAAAAGTATCTGATCAAATATACCGAAAATTATCTAAAAAAATTAAAATAGTTTATGGGAAAGAAGCTGGAAACTTTGTTATAGGGAATGCAGAAATTAGCAATGAGGAATATTTTAATAGTATAGATAAAAGTATTGATAAACTTAAAAAATATATCCAAAATGAAGACACTTTGCAAGTATTAAATATCTTAGAAAGCTCTAATCAAAAATTTAAGAAATTAAATGCTGATTTACAAAAAACTAATGATAGTATGATGCGCAATATAATTATAAAAGATATAAGTAATTTAGATATTCCAGTTACTGAAGCAAACAAGATATTACAAGATTATACTCAAGGTCAACTGGATAGAACAATTAATAAAATTGTTAAGCAATCACAAAAAAATAGAAATAGGATAATAGTAATAACTATAGTTGGTATGTTAATGAGTTTTGGTTTAGGAATATTTATCAACCGTCAAATTAATAACTTAACTACAGGGATTAAAGATAAAACTAATCAAGCTGTTGATAAAGCAAAATTGGTTAGTGATTCAGCCGAAGAAATGAAAGTAATTGCTGATGATGTAGAAAATAAAATAACCAATGCTTCTAGAAAGATTAAAAGTCTAATAGAAGGTAATAATGAGGTCTCTGGAGCAATTAGTGAGGTTGCAACTGCAATTCAAGATATATCTAGTTCAATTGAAAATCTATCCTCGCAAGCAGACGATATTGCTGAAGTAGGAGAAGATACTTATCAAACAATGCAAACTACTAATCAAAGAATTAGCTCTACGAATGGAATCGTTCAAGAAACAGTTAAAAAGATAAATGACTTACAGGATAGCTTGAGTAAGATTGATCAGATTTCAGATAAAATTATAAAAATAACGGAACAGACTAATCTTTTAGCTTTAAATGCTTCAATAGAAAGTGCTAGGGCTGGAAAAGCAGGTGAAGGTTTTGCAGTAGTAGCAGATGAAATAAAAGAATTAGCAGATGAAAGTA contains:
- a CDS encoding methyl-accepting chemotaxis protein: MQLIKKLKRRFGAMSFTKITVNRQFQIGLASLLILILLIGSFVLYNNRQMKQKVDYLNKKVIPSVKVSDQIYRKLSKKIKIVYGKEAGNFVIGNAEISNEEYFNSIDKSIDKLKKYIQNEDTLQVLNILESSNQKFKKLNADLQKTNDSMMRNIIIKDISNLDIPVTEANKILQDYTQGQLDRTINKIVKQSQKNRNRIIVITIVGMLMSFGLGIFINRQINNLTTGIKDKTNQAVDKAKLVSDSAEEMKVIADDVENKITNASRKIKSLIEGNNEVSGAISEVATAIQDISSSIENLSSQADDIAEVGEDTYQTMQTTNQRISSTNGIVQETVKKINDLQDSLSKIDQISDKIIKITEQTNLLALNASIESARAGKAGEGFAVVADEIKELADESKEATEEVKSFIEEIEGVTNEVIEKMMSKKENSVIGSFKELQKLSNTVTEKMDNVIQVAEEQADSSQQVKELTEQISASSEEVSAQTSEASNSSTEIAQFMEEVINGNNDLYFKIKEQVNVSKEQLELISDIVDANKRLK